The Flavobacterium faecale genomic sequence TTATTTCTGTTGCAATATTCTTAAATCGTTTGTTTAATCTATATGATTCGAGCAGGATTTTGCGTGAGGGATTGTAGCTGCATCCTTTGTGGTTGCGACAGCAAACCATAAAGATATAGTGAAAAGCCCGACCCGTCCCGAAGCTTCGGGATTTTACGGGTCACGCCCAAATTTTAATTATTTAGAATAGTCTATACAAACAACGCTTTTAACTCGGTTGCATCATGTGCTTTCATTTTTCCGGCTAATAATAAACTTAACTGTTTGCGTCTAAGTGCTCCGTCAAAACGCTCTTGCTCCAATTCGGTTTCGGGAATTATGGCTGGAACGATCACTGGTTTCCCTACTTCGTTTACAGCTACAAAAGTGTAGATTGCTTCGTTAGCTTTGGTTTTTTCGCCAGAGTTACGGTCTTCTACCCAAACATCAATGTAAACTTCCATTGAACTATTAAAGGCTCTTGAAACTTTGGCTTCTATGGTAACAACACTACCTAACAATATAGCTTTGGTAAAGGCAACGTGATTTACAGAGGCGGTTACGGCTATGTTGCGTGAGTGACGTTGTGCAGATATACTTGCTGCGCGGTCCATGCGGGACAAAAGTTCGCCTCCAAAAAGGTTATTGATGTGGTTGGTTTCGCTTGGTAGTACCAAATCGGTTAGGACTGTTAAAGATTCTGAAGGTGATTTTGGATTCATATTGTGGTATTGAAAAAATACTTGTTCAAAAGAGACAAGTTTATGTTTTTATAAATTATTAATTAAGCCAATAAACGGCCATAACAGCAGGAATGAAGTAGATCACAATATTGCGGGCACCATCATAATCTCGTGCCAATCGTTGACCGACTAACATAATGAGTAGGGTTACTGCAGAAAGTACTGCACCGTAATAACCAAATACTCTACCGTCACTGATTACCAATTCGATACAACCTACAAAGCACAAAATAGTCGTAATGAGTTCCATGACGATTAAAAGTACCAAAGAGGGCTTAACGTAGTTTTTGATCATTGTTTCGGCAAAATGTTCTTGCAACCAGGCGAGATTGTCTTTCCAGTAAAAAAGTTTTTCGTAGCTGGATTGCAAATAGGTTATTCCGAAAAAGATAAGAATTAATAACGAAGCTGGGTTATTCATGGTGGTTATTTTTTATGAATGAGTCGGGTTAGTTTTATAGACAAATCGGTCAAAATTATTTTGGCATTTCCATTGCGTTCAATATGATACATGGCTTGACTGATCTCTTCATAAATTTCGCCAATATTGTTTCCGTTTACAAAAGGAGCAAATTTTGCTAATTGAAACTTAGGAACTTTTGGTTCGAAATAGACTAAGCTTGGTGCTTCGTAATTGAGCATCAAGGCTTGACGAAATATTTCGATACAAAAATCTAAGAATTTTTTTTGACTCTCTCTACCCAATGCAGCAATTTTTTCGCTCCATGTGATGAGGTCATGAATTGCCGAAGCATCTTTTTTTGCTTGAAAAGCAGCACGCACCCACGTGACAAACCACTCCTCAAAAGGATGTTCTTCGCTATCATCATGCAACAAATGCAGTGCTTTATTGAAGTTTCCTTGCGCTTGGTGCGCTAGCTTCATGGCTAGTTTTTCCTCAACTTGCTCTTGTGCGACTAATGCTTCTGCTATTACAGACTGGCTTAATCCATTAAAATGTAGTATTTGACAACGAGAACGTATGGTTTGGATAATATCCTCTTCGTTTTCTGTGATCAGTAAAAAGATTGTTTTCTCGGGTGGTTCTTCCAGCAGCTTCAATAATTTATTGGATGCGGCTGTATTCAATTTATCGGCCATCCAGACAATCATGATTTTGTATCCGCCTTCGTAAGATTTTAAGGCTAATGATTTTAAAATCTCTTGGGCATCATCTACACGTATCTCTCCTTGTTTGTTTTTGACACCAAGAATTTCGTACCAATCAAACAAGCCTCCATAAGGTTGATCGAGTATAAATTTGCGCCAATCGACAATAAAGTCAATGCTTTTTGGTTTTGCTTTGACCTCGTCTGTGGTTACTGTAGGATATACAAAATGCAAATCGGGATGGGCTATTTTGTCAAATTTTAGGTTGCAGGCAGTGTTTTCGCCGGTGTTCTCACCATCTTGATTTTGACACAAAATGTACTGTGCATAGGCTATAGCGGTGATCAATGTTCCGCTCCCTTCTGGGCCTACAAATAGTTGCGCATGCGGAATGCGTCCTGAACTAGCGCTCTGTGTGAGGTGGTTCTTGATGTGTTCTTGTCCTAATATATGTGAAAATAGCATAAAGCAAAGATAGCAGAAAATGGGATAGTCAAAAACTTTGAGAAACAAAGTTTAATGTGCGCTTTTGATGGTTTTGGAGTTCTGAATTAAAAAACATTTAATCGCTATTTTGTATAATTCATAAATTAGGGAGGCTATTCATAAAAAAATAATACGAATTACATCGTTTTCGTTCTAGAAAAGGGCTTTTTTTTAGAATAATGAAATATTATACTAGTCGAAAAGTTCTATATTTGTTGCTCTTTGAATTAATAAACTTAAAACAAATCTAATGAAGACTTTAAACGACTTTGATTTTAAAAATAAAAAAGCAATAATTCGTGTTGATTTCAACGTGCCTTTGGACGAAAATTTCAACATCACAGATACTACACGTATCGTATCTGCAAAACCTACTATCGATGCTATTTTGGCACAAGGTGGAAGCGTTATTTTGATGTCTCACTTAGGTAGACCAAAAGGTGCAGAGGATAAATATTCTTTGAAACACATTTTAAAATCAACTTCTGAAATTCTTGGGGTACCAGTAAAATTTGCTGCTAACTGCATAGGTGAAGAAGCTACAACTGCTGCTGCCGCTTTGCAACCAGGAGAGGTTTTATTACTAGAGAATTTACGTTTTCATGCTGAAGAAGAAGCTGGAGATGTTGCTTTTGCTAAAGAATTGGCTTCATTAGGAGATATTTATGTAAACGATGCATTTGGTACTGCTCACAGAGCTCATGCATCGACTACGATTATCGCTCAGTTTTTTCCAACAGCAAAATGCTTCGGAACTTTATTGGCTAAAGAAATCGAAAGCATTGATAAAGTATTAAACAATAGCCAAAGACCAGTATTAGCAATTCTTGGAGGATCGAAAGTTTCTTCGAAAATTACAGTTATCGAAAACATTTTGGACAAAGTGGATCACATGATTCTTGGTGGTGGAATGACTTTTACTTTCGTGAAAGCGCTAGGAGGAAAAGTAGGAAACTCTATTTGTGAAGATGACAAAATGGAATTGGCTTTGGAAATTTTGCGTTTAGCGAAAGAAAAAGGAGTTCAAATTCATATTCCAGTTGATGTAGTTGCTGCAGATGATTTCTCAAATACAGCAAACACTCAAATCGTTGACGTAAGAGAAATTCCTGATGGATGGGAAGGTCTTGATGCAGGTCCACAATCTTTGGCAAACTTTGAAAAAGTAATCATGGAATGTAAAACAATTCTTTGGAATGGTCCATTAGGAGTTTTCGAAATGGAATCGTTTGCAAAAGGAACAATTGCATTGGGTGAATATATTGCTGCTTCAACAGCAAACGGTGCTTTCTCACTTGTTGGTGGTGGAGACTCTGTTGCAGCCGTAAAACAATTCGGTTTTGAAGACAAAATGAGTTACGTTTCTACCGGTGGTGGAGCGATGCTAGAAATGCTTGAAGGTAAGGTGCTACCTGGTATTGCAGCAATTTTAGACTAAAAAAAATATATTTAACAATATTTTTAGTTTTTATCAGTTAATAGGTAGTATGTTTGTATTTGCTAATTTCTTAACAAGTTATCAACAAGCATATTAACCTGCAGAATATGACTAGAAAATATATCACAATATCACTTTCATTATTACTATCGATTCCTTTGTTTTCGCAAGAAGTTGCTGAGAGCAAAGGAATTGTTGGTTTAGAAAAAAAAGTGACCTACTTGGATTCTATAAAGAATTCATTTGTAAAAGACGATTTGGCTGCCTGTGTGGACAATCTTTGGTTGAAAGAACTAGATGACATGGATCTTTATGATGAGATGACGACTGATATCGCCTCAATTGATTCAAGCATAAAAGTAGATTATGAGTTGCCTACTGAATTACTAAAATCGCGGTTGGAGGCCATGAATGCAAAATCTCCTTTTAGAATTCAATACAATGAAAATCTCGAAAACGTCATCAAGTCTTTCTTAAAATACCGCAGAAAATCATATGAACGCTTAATGGCAGTTTCTGAATATTACTTCCCTTTATTCGAAGAGACTTTTGCTAAAAATAACGTACCCTTAGAAATTAAATATCTAGCGATTGTAGAATCAGCCTTAAATCCAAAAGCAGTTTCGAAAATGGGAGCTACAGGTTTGTGGCAATTCATGTACCAAACCGGTAAACAATATGACCTAAAAATTGACTCTTACGTAGACGAGCGCAGTGACCCATACAAGGCTACGCAAGCAGCGGCACAATACATGAGCAACATGCATGCTATTTTTGGCGATTGGGAATTGGTGCTAGCATCTTATAACTCTGGACCAGGAAATGTAACCAAAGCGATCCGTCGTTCTGGTGGAAAACAAAGTTTTTGGGATATTCGTAATTACTTACCAAAAGAAACGCAAGGTTATGTGCCTGCTTTTTTAGCGACGATGTATATATATGAGTACCATAAAGAACATGGTATAAAACCAAACCGTGCCATCTTGCAACATTTTGCAACAGATACGGTGATGATCAAAAAGGAAATGTCTTTCAAACAAATTTCTGATTTATTGGATATGCCCGTAGCGCAATTGGAATTATTGAATCCGTCATATAAGTTGAACACGATTCCGGTATACAGTGATGCAGCACACTTTTTGAAACTTCCAAAAGATAAGATTGCAATCTTTACCTCAAACGAAGATAAAATCTATGCCTATGTACAACATGAGGCTGATTATAAAAATGGGGTTTTTCAAAATACTAGATCGATTGCTTTAAAGTCGGTTATAGATTCGGATACCTTAAAACTCAATGCATCAAATACTCAATATTACAAAGTGAAGCAAGGGGACAACCTGAACGCAATTGCTAGTAAGTATGATGTAAGTGTAGAGGCTATCATGAAATGGAATAACTTGAACAATAGTAATATTGCTTATGGAGATAATTTGAAAATAGGTGTAGCTGATACTGCAGTAAAAGCAACTCCACGCAAAACTATTACAACAGCTGTTGCGGTTCAAAAAAGTGCTGTAGCAGATACAAAATCTGAAATAGCGTCCAATGAAGAGGAAGCTACTACTGAAGAAGCTCGTTTTCATATCGTTCAAAAGGGTGAAAATCTAAACTCTATTGCTAGAACACATAATGTATCTGTAGCCGATTTGACTGCTTGGAATGATTTAAGTACTTCTACACTAGCTTTGGGTGCAAAATTAAAAATCAATACTGCAACACCTGTTGAAGAGGTAGCAGTTGTTACTGCGCCAGTAATTTTGAAAAACATTCAATACGTGGTGCAAAAAGGGGATAACCTTGGTACAATTGCAAAGAAATTTGGTACTTCATTAACGGAGTTGAAGCAATGGAATAGATTGTCGTCAAATGCTGTTACTTTGGGTAAAGCATTGATTGTTGCCAAAAATGAACCTGCTATTACAACTAATTATGCTAGCGTGAATTCATTCAAAAAAACAGATAGTTTTGCAAACAAAGCAGCTAAAGATTATTTTGTACAAGCTGGTGATACATTATATAGCATAGCTAGAAAGTCTGGTGTAACCATCGCCGACTTGAAAAAATGGAACGATATTAGCAATGAAGGTATTAAACCTGGAATGAAATTGAAAATAAACGGATAAATACAATAATCTTATATAAATTTGGGTTTTATTATAATTAGACAATTATGAATAAGGCCCATTTTTTATTTCTACTACTTTCCATTACGTTATTTTCGTGTAAAAACGAAGAAGTCGCGCCCATCCGAACCACTACGGGAAAAATCAATAGCATCTCTGTTGTCGTAGACGATCAATTATGGAACGGCGAAATAGGGGATAGTATTCGAAATAAATTTGCTTCGCCGGTACTTGGCCTACCGCAAGAAGAACCACTCTTTAATATCAACCAATATTCATCCAAATTACTAGAAGGATTTATAACCGATAGCCGCAATATTATTGTGGTTAAAAAGGAAGATGTTAATAAATTTGAAATCATCACCGATCAATATGCATCTCCTCAAAATGTGTTTCATATTTCGGGTAGAACTGCTGCTGATATTTTGTCTATCCTCGAAAAACAAAGTCCGTCAATAGTCGCTACGATTCGTCAAACTGAAATTGAAGAAAGTCAAAAAGAGATTGGGAAGGAAGTTATCAACCCTAAAATCATTGAAAATAAGTTTCATATCGACATTAACATTCCTGCAGACTACAAATACATGTTGCATGAACATAGTTTTTTATGGTTAAAAAAAGAAATTGTAAGTGGTAGTAGTAGTTTATTAATTTATCAAGTGCCTTTGTACGATGTTGTGAACAAGAACAATATGATTACCAACATCATTAGTATGCGCGACTCGATTGGTAAGCTGTACATACATGGCAAAGAACCTGATACAGATATGATTACTGAAGAAGCGTACTCACCTTACTTTTTCAAAATCAGACTAGCCGGAAAGACAGCTTATGAAATGAGAGGTACTTGGGAGCTTAAAAATGACTTCATGACGGGACCATTTATCAACTATTTAATTATTGATGACGAATACAGTCGAGCCTTGGTATTAGAGGGTTTTTGCTATTCTCCTTCGAAAGAAAAAAGAGACGTCATGCACGAACTTGAAGCCATAATTAAATCGGTTTCGATTATTAAAAGGCGAAATTAAATTTTAGTAATCAAGAATTCTACTCTTCGGTCCATTTCGTCTCCTTGGCCTAGTGGAAATTGGTTGCCTACTCCTTTGTAAGACATTCGTAAACTATTAATACGTTTAGAAATTAGATATTTAAAAACTGTTTTAGCTCTGTTTATAGATAGTTTTCGTTCGTTTGTTTCTCGATCATAGGCATCTTTAAAGCTGCTGGGTGTGCAACATACGTGACCTCGAATCTCAAACTCTAGCTTTTTGTTTTTATCTAATGTGAGAACGATCTTATCCAATTCTTTGATGGAAGATTTGGTGAGTTTGCTACTACCCAATTCAAATAAGATGTTTTCAAGGTAAATGCGATCACCCACTTGGTGTTGCTCTTGTAAGGAAGAATAAATACCTTTACCAAAACTGTTTTTAGGCACAATCAATAAATCAACTCGGCGATTTTCAGATCTGGTTTTCTTTAGGTCTTCAACGGTATCTTTACTGATTAAGACGCGCCCTTTGCCTTCGATAATTAGGATTTTATTTTTACTAAAACCGTTTGTAGTCAAAATGTTTTGAACGGTTTCTACCCTCTTTTGAGAGAGTTTATAGTTGTAATCATTGGTGCCACGGTCATCACAATAACCATAAATTTGTATGGATTCTATCTTTGAGCTGTCAGTTGCTTTTACAAAATCAAGTATAATCAATGCTTGTTCACGATCTATATCATATTTATCAAATTTGAAATAAACTGTCTCTACCTTTTTTCCTTGTCCAGAAAGAAGTGTTGCGGCAGATAGAAACAATATGATATAGAATTTTGCCATTTATTGTTTTAGAATTTTTTGATATTCCGCCGTATTATTAAGTATTGCCACTGATTTTTGAATCTCAGCACTGTTTTTTAAATAATAAAGATAAAGACCTTCTTGATATTGGTATCTCTTTATGATCTCGTCCAAAAGCAGGTTTTTGATTTCGACCTTGTTTTTGTCCAATAGCTCTTCTTCTGTTTTTTGAATGGTTCTAAGCAATTGTTCGTATTCAGTTTGAATGGCAGCGTCAATGTTTTCTTTTTTGGCAATTGCCATTGTATTTTTCAAGGACAGCTCTGTTTGTGTGTCCAGGGCAATTTTTTGCGACTTCAAATAACTTTTAAAATCTTGATAATTTGCATCTGAAAAGGAGGTGGCTTGTGCGCCCAAATTTGGATTTTTAAAGTAGTATGTGGTTGCGTAGTTAAAGATAGCTTCGTTTTTTTGTAAAGCTTCGGCAATGGCACTTGTTTTGGTGTCTGCTAGTTCTACATCGGGCAAGATACCACCACCATCGTAGACCGTTCTTCCTTTTCGAGTTTTAAAAGCGTTATAGTTTTTCTCTTCGGTACGTGTAGCTACGCCTTTTACGTCCTTGTGTGCGTAGTCAAGCGCTTGTATGCATCGGCCTGACGGCGTGTAGTAGCGTGAGATGGTGACCTTAAGTTGGGTGTTGTAGGTCAAATCTACAGGACGTTGCACTAATCCTTTCCCAAAACTGCGACTCCCCACAATAACGGCTCTGTCCAAATCTTGCAAAGCGCCCGAAACAATTTCTGAGGCTGAGGCACTGCGTCCGTTTACAATAATTACTAATGGGATTGCGGTATCTACGGGTTCAAAACCAGTTTTGTATGTGTTATTGTATTTGTCTATTTTTGATTTTGTAGTAACGATAATTTCGTTTTTGGGTACAAATAAGTTGCAAATATTAACAGCTTCATTCAGTAAGCCACCTGGATTGCCTCTTAGGTCTAAAACAATTCGTTCTGCTCCTTGCTTTTTTAATTCGATTAAGGCCTCTTTGGTTTCGTTAGAGGCTTTTTTATTAAAATGAGCCAAAACGATATAACCAGTCTTATCATCAATTTTTGCAAAATAAGGAACCGATTTTATTTCTACCTCGTCAAGTACTATTTGTCCGCCGGTTGTTTTTCCTTGTCGAATGTATTGTATGTCAACTTTGGTGTTTTTGGCACCTTTGAGTAGTTGTGAAGCGTCATCTTTAAAATCGCTTAATAGTACGTCTCCAATCTTAAATATCTCGTCACCGGCCTTTAATCCTGCTTTGTCAGCCGGAAAGTTCTTGTACACTTCTCTAATAATTAATTTCCCATCTCTACGGGTAATCATTGCGCCTATGCCAGTATACTCGCCTGTGTTGTTAATTTTGAAACGAAGAACATCCTTTTCGTTAAAATAAACGGTATAGGGATCTAAACTTGCCAACATGGATTTGATTGCTTTGTCCATCAAATCACCAGGATTGGTTTCGTCAACATAATTGGTGTTTAGCTCCTTGAATAGTGTTGTGAAGATTTCTATTTGTTTTGCAATTTCAAAAAAATTGTCTTTGAAACTAGTACCAACAAATAAAAATGCAGCGGCAACTACGGGAATGATTACTTTTTTCTGGAAAAGGGATTTCATCTTCTTCGTTTTGATTATAGGAATAGGGAGCGTTAAAAATACGAAAAAAGGATTGTTATTCGGCCTTTTTTATTTCTAACAAAAATTTCTCAAACAATTGAATCGTTTTGGTGTTTATTTCTTCAAACGACAAACGGTCTTTGGTTTGATAAAATAACATGAAAGAGTAGGGTTGGTCAAGGTTGTCCAACAGTAAATGCTTGTTGAGACGATACGTTTCTCGTACTAATCTTTTAAAGTAATTGCGGTCAACAGCTTTTTTGAAATTTCGTTTGGATACTGATACACCTATTTGCGTAGTTTGATCCTCACCAACTGCACCAGCAAAATAAACCAATCGCAACGGATATTTGGACACAGATTTACCATCAGAAAACAATAATCCGATTTTGATTTTACTTTTAAGTTTGGCCGCTTTGGGGTAATTAAAGTTCATGGTGTTGTTGAAAAAAAGCTACTATTTGAGCAAGCAAAGGTACAATTAAAGCGTAAATCTAATATTGTTTAGGAATTAAATACCGCTAAAAATTTATTTGTTACTTTTGCAGCTAATTTTTGAAGCATGCAAAAGATACTATCCTATCCCATTTCGGTAATTTATTACTTATTATTTGGACTTGTATTACTAATATTTCATCCTATCCAATGGATATGTTTTCGCTTTTTTGGGTATAATGCTCATAAAATAAGTGTTGATTATTTGAACTTTTTTCTATTAAAATGTACTAACTTAGTGGGAACTACGTATACAATAGAGAATAAAGAGCGAATTCCTGATGGAGTACCCTTGATTTTTGTCGCAAATCATCAAAGTATGTACGATATTATAGCAATGATTTGGTTTTTGAGACGTTTTCATTGTAAATTTGTCAGTAAGAAAGAATTAGGATCGGGTATCCCAAGTGTTTCATTTAATTTAAGACACGGTGGTTCTGTGCTTATAGATCGAAAAGATCCAAAGCAGGCAATCCCTATTATTAAAGAACTTTCTCATTACATTGAAAAAAACAATCGTACGGCGGTAATTTTTCCTGAAGGAACAAGAAGCAAAACTGGGAAACCTAAAGAATTTGCTCAAAGTGGTTTAAAAATATTATGCAAGCACGCACCATCTGCCTATGTGGTGCCTATTACGATTAATAACTCTTGGAAAATGGTTCGTTTTGGTTTTTTTCCGGTAGGTTTAGGCAATAGTTTGCGTTTCACTATTCATACGCCATTAAAAGTAAGCGAATATACTTTTGAAGAAATTATGGAGAAAACAGAAAACGCAGTAGTAAAGGAAATACAATTTTAAAATAGTATAAAATGTCAATAAAGAATATTAGATTAGAAGTGATGCAGTTTTTAGAAAAAAGAGTTGACAGTTTTGTTGACCAATATCTAATTCCTGTTGAAGAAATTTGGCAGCCATCTGATTTTTTACCCAATCCAGAAAGTGATAACTTTCTTGAAGAGGTAAAAGAGTTACGTGAAATCTCAAAAGATTTACCGTATGACTTTTGGGTTGCTATGGTAGGAGATATGATCACTGAAGAAGCTTTGCCAACCTATGAAAACTGGTTGATGGAAGTAGAAGGGGTAGATAACTTAGAACGTAATAGCTGGGCCAAATGGGTACGCCAATGGACTGGTGAAGAAAATCGTCATGGTGATTTGTTGAACAAGTATATTTATCTTTCAGGTCGTGTGAACATGCGCGAGGTAGAGATGACTACACAACACTTAATTAACGACGGATTTGATATCGGTACCGGTAGAGATCCTTATAAGAACTTTGTGTACACTAGTTTTCAAGAACTAGCTACTTATGTTTCTCACAACAGAGTATCACAACTTGCAAAAGGTTATGGTGACAAAAAGTTAGCCAAAATGTGTAAAATGATTGCTGGAGACGAGATGCGTCACCACCATGCTTACAGCCATTTTGTTAGTGAAATCTTCAAGGTGGATCCTAGCGAGATGATGTTGGCTTTTCAATACATGATGAAAGCTAAGATTGTTATGCCAGCTCATTTTTTGAGAGAGTCAGGTCAAAAAATTGGTTCTGCTTTTGAGCAATTTTCAGATTCTGCACAACGTATTGGGGTTTATACCGCAAACGACTACGTAGATATCATGCAAAAATTGATCGTGAAATGGGAGATAGATAAAATTGGTGGATTGACGGATGAGGCTGAAAAAGCACGTGATTACTTGATGAAATTGCCAGGAAGAATGGCTAAAATTTCAGAGAGAATCGTAATTCCTGCTGAATCTCACATTTTTAAATGGGTAGAGCCAGCTAGATTATAAATGGCTTTTTAGTCTTTTTTATTCGAAAGACTTATAAATAGAATTCTAATAAAAAGTGTTGATTTTTGAAGTTGAAATACTTTTAATCTCAACACTTTTTCTGTAAAATAAATTGATAATGACTCAAAAGGATTTAGTACCAAACACGATTGCTTTCGTAAAAGAAAAATTAGAAAATGCCGAAGGTGGTCACGATTGGTTTCATATCGAAAGGGTGTACAAAAATGCACTATTAATTGCCAACGATGTTGATTGTGATCTAGTTGTTGTCAAGTTAGGTGCTTTGTTGCACGATATTGCAGACAGTAAATTTACGGGTGGTGATGAAACCATAGGTCCAAAAATTGCGAGATTATTTCTAGAATCGCAAGAAGTTCCAGAACCAACTATCGAACATGTAGTGAACATCATTAATAATATTTCGTTCAAAGGCGGAAATTTTAAAAAAGATTTTAGTTCGAAAGAATTGGATGTTGTTCAAGATGCTGATCGTTTGGATGCTCTTGGTGCCATCGGAATCGCAAGAGCGTTCAATTATGGAGGATTTAAAAACAGAGCCATGTACGACCCTGCTATTGATCCAAATATGAACATGAGCAAAGAGGAGTATAAAAAAAGTACTGCACCAACTTTAAATCATTTTTACGAAAAATTATTGCTTTTAAAAGATACTATGAATACAGCCTCGGGTACGGCCATTGCTGCCGAGAGACATCGTTACATGGAAGGTTTTCTAGCTCAGTTCTATGCCGAGTGGGAGGGAGAATTGTAATAATTAGTAAATGTATTTGTATAAAAATAAATAAGCCCGCTATCACTAGCGGGCTTATTTATTTTTTATAAGGTAGAAAAAGCAAATGATGTTTTGCTTTTAAATGTTTCTCCCACCTTTAATAAAGTGGTTGGAAACGATGGTTGGTTTGGAGAATCGGGATAATGTTGTGTTTCAAAGCAAAATCCGCTTCTACGATTATATGTTTTTCCATCTCTACTAGGCATTTCTCCGTTAATGTAGTTTCCTGTATAAAGTTGCATACCGGGTTCTGTAGTAGTAA encodes the following:
- the rnpA gene encoding ribonuclease P protein component codes for the protein MNFNYPKAAKLKSKIKIGLLFSDGKSVSKYPLRLVYFAGAVGEDQTTQIGVSVSKRNFKKAVDRNYFKRLVRETYRLNKHLLLDNLDQPYSFMLFYQTKDRLSFEEINTKTIQLFEKFLLEIKKAE
- a CDS encoding lysophospholipid acyltransferase family protein — protein: MQKILSYPISVIYYLLFGLVLLIFHPIQWICFRFFGYNAHKISVDYLNFFLLKCTNLVGTTYTIENKERIPDGVPLIFVANHQSMYDIIAMIWFLRRFHCKFVSKKELGSGIPSVSFNLRHGGSVLIDRKDPKQAIPIIKELSHYIEKNNRTAVIFPEGTRSKTGKPKEFAQSGLKILCKHAPSAYVVPITINNSWKMVRFGFFPVGLGNSLRFTIHTPLKVSEYTFEEIMEKTENAVVKEIQF
- a CDS encoding acyl-ACP desaturase — its product is MSIKNIRLEVMQFLEKRVDSFVDQYLIPVEEIWQPSDFLPNPESDNFLEEVKELREISKDLPYDFWVAMVGDMITEEALPTYENWLMEVEGVDNLERNSWAKWVRQWTGEENRHGDLLNKYIYLSGRVNMREVEMTTQHLINDGFDIGTGRDPYKNFVYTSFQELATYVSHNRVSQLAKGYGDKKLAKMCKMIAGDEMRHHHAYSHFVSEIFKVDPSEMMLAFQYMMKAKIVMPAHFLRESGQKIGSAFEQFSDSAQRIGVYTANDYVDIMQKLIVKWEIDKIGGLTDEAEKARDYLMKLPGRMAKISERIVIPAESHIFKWVEPARL
- a CDS encoding HD domain-containing protein codes for the protein MTQKDLVPNTIAFVKEKLENAEGGHDWFHIERVYKNALLIANDVDCDLVVVKLGALLHDIADSKFTGGDETIGPKIARLFLESQEVPEPTIEHVVNIINNISFKGGNFKKDFSSKELDVVQDADRLDALGAIGIARAFNYGGFKNRAMYDPAIDPNMNMSKEEYKKSTAPTLNHFYEKLLLLKDTMNTASGTAIAAERHRYMEGFLAQFYAEWEGEL